CGTTTGCATTGAAATCCATTACACCAACTTCTGAAGCAACTACCATCATATTGTTTTTTGTAATCAGGTAGCGGGCAGGACGAAGACCATTTCTGTCGAGCATACCGCCGGCATATCTTCCGTCAGAGAATAATAATGCTGCAGGACCATCCCATGGTTCCATCAAAATAGAATGGTATTCATAGAAAGCTTTCAAGTCCTCAGAAATAGGATTCTTTTCATTGAAGCTTTCAGGAACAAGCATTGCCATTGCATGAGGTAAGCTCATACCTGACATTACTAAGAATTCAAGAACATTATCCAATGAAGCACTATCACTCATACCCTTTTGAACGATAGGGCGAATATCCTTTAAATCTCCAAGGGTAGGTGAGTTAAGCACACTTTCTCTTGCTTCCATCCATCCACGGTTACCACGAATAGTGTTAATTTCACCATTGTGTGCCAATAAACGGAATGGCTGAGCCAGTGACCAGGTTGGGAAAGTATTAGTACTGAAACGAGAGTGTACTAAAGCTATGCCGCTGGTAAAGTAATCGTTTGTTAAATCAGGGAAATAATGTCTTAATTGTGATGAAGACAACATACCCTTGTAAATAATGCTTTTGCTAGACAAGGAAACAATATAGAAATCTTTCTTAGACTCAATAGAAGATGAGTTAACTTTGTTTTCTACTCTTTTCCTTATTATATATAGTTTCTTTTCTGTTGTAGCAGCATCTGTAAATCCGGTGATGAATATTTGCTTAACCTCTGGTTCTGTAGCAAGTGCATCTTTTCCCAGAATTTCCGAATTAGTAGGAACGTCGCGAAGATGCATTAATGTAAGCCCTTCTTTCTCTATTTCTTCAGAAACGATAGCTAAAAGAGATTTTTGATCTTTTGAATCTTTTGGAAGAAATAGCAATCCTGTTCCGTAATTTCCTTTCTCTGGTACTGGAATACCTTGAAGTAATATAAACTCATGAGGAATTTGCATCATAATACCTGCTCCGTCTCCGGTTTTATTATCTGCGCCTTCCGCACCGCGGTGCTGCATGTTTTCTAATACTTTCAGAGCGGATTCTACAATGTCATGTGATTTACCTCCGTGAATGTTGACTAACATTCCTACTCCACATGCGTCATGCTCATTTGCAGCGTCATATAAACCTAATTTATTAGGCTGCTGCTGGTAAGGAATTGCTGTCTTTTCGCTGTTAAAAAGTTCTTGTTTCTTCATTCTCCTTGACTTTATTGTATGATAATACCTATTGTTTCTATCAAAATGGATTGCAAAAATACAAATTTAATTTCCTTTTGATACTAAATTATATAAGAATGTGTAGAATAAAATAATTTTAGATATTACTAAAGTTTTAATATGAAAGCAAAAAGTGGTTTTTATGTTTTAGTATATAAAATATTAAGGTATAAAAATATTAAACTGTAATTTGATTATGTTAACGGTGAAAATATATATAAAATTATAGAATAATCTTTTTGAAAGTTTTTCGGATTCTTATGACTATTATTTGTCTTCAAAATGTTCGATATATAATTAATAATCTCTATCTTTGCACGAAATTTAAATACATACATAAAATGTGCGGAATAGTAGGCTATATTGGTAAAAAAGACGCTTACCCCATTCTTATCAAAGGATTAAAACGGCTAGAATACAGAGGTTATGATAGCGCTGGGGTTGCACTGATTAGTAATGACCAACAATTAAACGTTTATAAAGCGAAAGGCAAAGTTTCTGAATTAGAAGAATTTGTCGCGCAGAAAGATATTTCCGGTAACATTGGAATTGCTCATACTCGCTGGGCTACTCATGGCGAACCTTGCCAGGCAAATGCCCATCCTCATTATTCTTCTTCAGAAAATCTAGCCCTAATACATAACGGCATCATTGAAAATTATGCTGTTCTAAAAGAAAAGCTTCAGGCAAAAGGATATACTTTCAAAAGTAGTACAGATACAGAAGTTTTAGTTCAACTGATAGAATATATTAAGGTAACTAATAATCTTGATTTGCTTACTGCAGTTCAATTAGCTTTACGTGAAGTAGTTGGGGCTTATGCAATTGCTGTATTAGAAAAGAATCATCCGGATGAAATCATTGCAGCTCGTAAAAGTAGTCCTCTGGTTGTAGGTATCGGAGACAATGAATTCTTCCTGGCATCTGATGCCACACCGATTGTTGAATATACAGATAAGGTGGTATATCTTGAAGATGAAGAGATTGCGGTAATTAGACGTGGCGAGGAACTTAAGGTTGTTAACCTCAACAATGTGGTTATGAATCCTGAAGTATCAACTGTTGTATTGAATCTTGGTCAGCTTGAAAAAGGAGGATACCCTCATTTTATGTTGAAGGAGATTTTTGAGCAACCGGACTGTATTCACGATTGTATGCGTGGACGTATAAATGTAGAAGGAACAAATGTTGTACTTTCTGCAGTTATTGACTATAAAGAAAGGTTGCTTAAGGCAAATAGATTTATAATTGTAGCTTGTGGAACTTCCTGGCATGCTGCTTTGATTGGAAAGCATTTAATTGAAAGCTTTTGTCGCATTCCGGTAGAGGTGGAATATGCATCTGAATTCCGCTATCGTGATCCTGTAATTTCTCCAGATGATGTAGTAATAGCTATTTCGCAATCAGGAGAGACTGCTGATACATTGGCTGCTGTAGAGCTTGCTAAAAGTAAAGGAGCATTTATCTATGGCATTTGTAATGCAATTGGTTCTTCAATTCCTAGAGCAACACATACAGGCTCATATATTCACGTAGGACCGGAAATTGGTGTAGCTTCAACTAAAGCTTTCACTGGACAGGTTACTGTGTTGACTATGTTAGCTTTAACATTGGCCAAGGAAAAGCACTCAATTAGTGAAGAAGAGTTCCTGAATGTGGTTCGTGAACTGAATCAGATTCCGGATAAGATGAAGAAAATATTAGAACTTAACGATAAGATAGCTCAGTTATCGCAGATTTTCACTTACGCGCATAATTTTATATATTTAGGTCGTGGATACAGCTACCCTGTAGCTTTGGAAGGCGCCTTAAAATTAAAAGAAATATCATATATACATGCAGAAGGTTATCCCGCTGCAGAGATGAAACATGGTCCTATCGCATTGATTGATGCAGAAATGCCTGTTGTTGTCGTAGCTACAAAGAATGGTATGTATGAGAAATTGCTTAGTAATATTCAGGAAATAAAGGCACGTAAAGGAAAAGTAATTGCGATTGTAACTGAAGGTGATAAAGTAATAAAGAATATTGCTGATTTTTGTATAGAGTTGCCTGAAACAATTGAATGTCTTGATCCACTAATAGCAACTGTGCCACTTCAATTGTTGGCTTATCATATTGCTGTATGTAAAGGCATGGATGTTGATCAACCTCGTAACCTTGCAAAATCTGTAACAGTAGAATAGATATTATATATAAATGGAACCATTAAAACATGAATGTGGCGTAGCAATGATCCGCTTACTGAAGCCCTTAGAGTATTATGAGCAGAAGTATGGAACATGGATGTATGGACTGAATAAACTCTATCTTTTGATGGAGAAGCAGCATAACCGTGGGCAGGAAGGGGCAGGATTAGCTTGTGTAAAACTGGAAGCAAATCCCGGTGAAGAATATATGTTTCGTGAAAGAGCATTAGGAACCGGGGCTATAACTGAAATATTTGGTGCAGTGCAATCTAATTTCAAGGATTTAACTCCGGAGAAACTTCATGATGCCGATTACGCCAAACGTTGTCTTCCTTTTGCAGGAGAACTCTATATGGGTCACCTTCGCTACAGTACCACTGGAAAAAGTGGTATTTCTTATGTTCATCCGTTCCTTCGTCGGAATAACTGGAGAGCTAAGAATCTGGCTCTTTGCGGTAACTTCAACATGACTAATGTTGATGAAATATTTCAGCGTATAACTGAAACCGGACAACATCCTCGGAAATATTCCGATACGTATATTATGCTCGAACAAGTAGGGCATCGTCTTGATCGCGAAGTTGAGCGTCTTTTTCAGGATGCAGAAGCTAATGGATTAAAAGGGATGGATATCACACATGCCATTGAAGACCATGTTGACCTGGTAAATGTGTTGAAATCATCCAGTGATGCCTGGGATGGGGGATATGTGATTTGTGGAGTAACTGGAAGTGGAGAATCTTTTTCTTTCAGAGATCCATGGGGAATCCGCCCCGCTTTCTACTATTATGATGATGAAATTGTAGTTCTTGCTTCAGAAAGACCGGTTATTCAAACAGCTATGAATGTAGCTGGAGAAGACGTGAAAGAACTTAATCCAGGTGAGGCCATTTTGGTTGATAAGAATGGAAATGTCCGTTTTGCTCAGATCAACGAACCAAAGAAGCTTAGCGCTTGTTCTTTTGAGAGAATTTATTTCTCACGAGGAAGTGATAAAGATATTTATAATGAGCGTAAAGCTCTTGGGATAAATCTGGTACAGCCAATTCTTAAAGCCATTGATAATGACTTAAAGAACACTGTGTTTTCATTTATTCCGAATACAGCCGAGGTCGCTTTTTATGGAATGCTTGAAGGCTTTGACAACTATCTGAATCGTTTAAAGATGAAAAAGATAGTATCGGCCGATCATCCATTAAAAGATGAAGAACTGGAAAAGATCCTTTCCATGCGTATTCGTTCAGAGAAAGTGGCTATAAAAGATATTAAGTTACGCACATTTATTGCTGAAGGTAACACAAGAAACGATTTAGCAGCTCATGTGTATGACATCACTTATGGTAGTCTTGTTCCTTATGTAGATAATCTTGTGGTTATTGACGACAGTATTGTTAGAGGAACAACATTAAAGCAAAGTATTATTGGTATTCTTGATCGTTTGAACCCGAAGAAGATTGTAATAGTGTCATCTTCTCCTCAGGTTCGCTATCCTGATTATTATGGAATAGATATGGCTCGTATGAATGAGTTTATTGCATTCCGTGCTACAATTGCTTTATTGAAAGAACGCAATATATGTGATATCATAACGCAAGCATATAAAAAATCGAAAGATCAGCAAAACCTTCCTAAGGAGCAAATCGTTAATTATGTAAAGGAACTCTATGCTCCTTTTACTGACGAAGAGATTGCTGCAAAAATGGTTGAGCTTCTTACGCCGGCTGGCACGAAAGCTAAGGTCGAGATTGTTTATCAGCATTTAGAGGGACTCCATGCTGCTTGTCCGAAGAATCCGGGTGACTGGTATTTTGCGGGTGACTATCCAACGCCTGGTGGTAATAAGCTGGTAAATGAAGCTTTCATTACATATATGGAAAAAGTTTATAAAGATTAAACTTTAAGTAAATTGCATTGCTCTATGTTGAACAATGCAATTTGTACAAATATACCTGCGCTACTCTGATTAACGGGTTGGGCAGATTTAAGATAGAAACGAAGCAAAAAATGTTTTGTTTAATTGTAGAAGAACATTATATTTAAGAACAAGAGATATAACAGAAGAATGCAAAAAGAAAAGAATGTTTTATTGATTCTCGATGATGGAAGTGTTTTCAAAGGAAAATCCTTCGGTTACGAGAAAGCTATTGCGGGAGAGGTAGTGTTTAATACTGCCATGATGGGATATCCCGAGAGTTTGACCGATCCATCTTATTCCGGTCAGATAATGACGCTAACTTTTCCTTTAGTAGGTAACTATGGTGTTCCTCCAAGAAGTGAAAAAGACGGACTTTCCACTTTTATGGAATCAGAGAAAATCCATGCTGAAGGTATGATTGTATGTGATTATTCATGGGAATATAGTCACTGGAATGCAGTTGAAAGCCTTGAAAGCTGGTTAAAGAGCGAAAAAGTTGTAGGAATCTACGGCGTTGATACTCGTGAACTTACAAAGCTACTTCGTGTAAAAGGTTCAATGAAAGGAAAAATTGTGTTCCCGGAAGAGAATGGGGAATTGAAACCAGAAAATGATATTCCTTTTGTCGATCCAAATCTTATTAACCAGGTGGAGCGCGTTAGCTGCAAAGAGGTTATAACTTATGGAACTGGAAAGAAGAAAGTCGTTTTAGTAGATTGTGGAGTAAAACATAACATTATTCGTTGTTTACTAAAGAGAGATGTAACCGTAATACGTGTGCCTTGGAATTATGATTTCAGCACAATTGAATATGACGGACTTTTCATCTCAAACGGTCCTGGAGACCCTAATATGTGTGATGTTACAGTTCAGAACATTCGCAAAGCTTTGAATGGTGATAAACCAATCTTCGGAATATGTATGGGTAATCAGTTGCTTTCAAAAGCTGGTGGTGCTAACATCTATAAATTGAAGTACGGACACCGTAGCCATAACCAACCGGTTCGTATGGTAGGTACTGATAAGTGTTTTATTACAAGCCAGAATCATGGTTTTGCAGTAGATAATTCTACTTTAGGCAATGATTGGGAACCATTCTTTATCAATATGAATGATAATACGAATGAAGGTATAAAACATAAAACAAAACCATTCTTTTCAGTACAATTCCATCCTGAAGCAGCGAGTGGTCCAACGGACACAGAATTCTTGTTCGACAAATTTGTAGAGATGCTGTAATATTAAAACGAAGAATCAATGAAAGATAAAATAAAGAAAGTATTAATACTTGGTTCCGGTGCCCTGAAAATTGGTGAAGCCGGAGAATTTGACTATTCCGGTTCACAAGCTTTGAAAGCTTTACGTGAAGAAGGAATACAGACGGTGTTGATTAATCCGAATATTGCTACTGTTCAAACATCTGAGGGGGTTGCCGATACTATTTATTTTTTGCCGGTCACTCCCTTTTTTGTAGAAAAAGTAATTCAAAAAGAAAAACCAGAAGGTGTTTTACTAGCTTTTGGTGGACAAACAGCTTTGAATTGTGGAGTAGAACTATATAGAGCAGGTCTTTTTGAAAAATATAATGTTCAGGTATTAGGAACTCCGGTACAAGCTATTATTGACACAGAAGATCGTGAGTTATTCGTTAAGAAGCTCGACGAAATAGATGTTAAGACTATAAAGAGTGAAGCTGTAGATAATATTGTTGATGCAAGACGTGCAGCTAAAGAACTTGGATATCCTGTTATTATACGTGCGGCATACGCCCTTGGTGGTTTAGGATCTGGTTTCTGTGACAATGAAGAAGAACTAAATAAATTAGCAGAAAAAGCATTCTCTTTCTCTCCTCAGGTTTTGGTAGAAAAGTCTCTGAAGGGATGGAAAGAAATAGAATATGAAGTGGTCCGTGACCGCTTTGATAACTGTATTACTGTTTGTAACATGGAGAACTTTGACCCGCTGGGAATCCATACGGGTGAAAGTATTGTAATTGCTCCTTCACAAACACTAACTAACAGTGAATATCACAAACTACGTGAACTTGCTATTCGTATCATTCGCCATATTGGTATTGTTGGAGAATGTAACGTTCAGTATGCTTTTGACCCTGAAAGTGAAGACTACAGAGTTATTGAAGTGAATGCCCGTTTGAGCCGTTCTTCTGCTTTGGCTTCTAAAGCAACCGGCTATCCTTTGGCTTTCGTTGCTGCTAAGTTGGGATTGGGATATGGCTTGTTCGACTTAAAGAACTCTGTAACAAAAACAACTTCTGCCTTCTTTGAACCAGCACTCGACTATGTGGTTTGTAAGATTCCTCGCTGGGACTTAGGTAAGTTCCACGGAGTTGACCGCGAGTTGGGAAGTAGCATGAAATCAGTAGGAGAGGTTATGGCTATCGGTCGTACCTTTGAAGAAGCTATTCAAAAGGGACTTCGTATGATCGGTCAGGGAATGCACGGTTTCGTGGAAAACAAAGAACTGGTTATTGAAGATATAGATAAGTCTCTGCATGAACCAACTGATAAACGTATTTTCGTTATAAGCGAAGCTTTCAAAGCAGGATATACCATTGATCAGATACACGACCTGACTAAGATTGATAAATGGTTCCTTCAGAAGTTAATGAATATCGTTCATACTGCTGAAGAGCTTGAATCAAAGAATTCACTGCAATCAGTATCTGCTGAGTTGCTTAAAAAGGCAAAAGTACAAGGCTTCTCAGATTTTCAGATTGCCCGCGCTATCTGGAATGATGGCGGCGATATGGAACAGGCAATGACTAAGGTTCGCGATTACCGTAAATCTTTGAATATTGTTCCGGTAGTTAAGCAGATTGATACTCTGGCTGCTGAATATCCGGCTCAGACTAATTATCTTTACCTTACTTATAGCGGAATTGCTAATGATGTAGATTATTTAGGTGATCATCGTTCAATTGTGGTTCTTGGTTCTGGTGCTTATCGTATTGGTAGTTCTGTAGAGTTCGACTGGTGTGGTGTAAATGCTTTGAATACAATCCGCAAAGAAGGCTGGCGTAGTGTGATGATCAATTACAATCCCGAAACAGTATCTACTGACTATGATATGTGTGATCGTCTTTATTTTGACGAACTTACATTTGAGCGTGTAATGGATATCCTGGAACTGGAAAATCCTCATGGCGTAATTGTATCTACAGGAGGTCAGATTCCTAATAACCTTGCAATGAGACTGGACGAACAGAATATCAATATTCTTGGTACTTCAGCAAAAAGTATAGATAATGCAGAAGACAGAAATAAGTTCTCTGCAATGCTCGACCGTATTGGTGTAGATCAACCTCGCTGGAGAGAATTAACCAGCATGGAAGATATTAATGGCTTCGTTGCCGAAGTAGGATTCCCGGTTCTGGTTAGACCTTCATATGTACTTAGTGGTGCAGCAATGAATGTATGTTCTAATCAGGAAGAACTGGAACGCTTCTTACTGTTGGCAGCAAATGTCTCAAAGAAACATCCGGTTGTTGTTAGTCAGTTTATTGAATTTGCCAAGGAAGTGGAAATGGATGCCGTGGCAGATAAGGGTGAAATTGTTGCTTATGCTATCAGCGAACACATTGAGTTTGCAGGTGTCCATTCAGGTGATGCAACTATTCAGTTCCCTCCACAGAAACTGTATGTTGAAACAGTTCGCCGCATCAAACGCATCTCTAAGCAAATTGCTAAAGAATTAAATATCTCGGGTCCGTTTAATATTCAGTATCTGGCTAAAGATAACGATATTAAAGTAATTGAGTGTAACCTTCGTGCTTCTCGTAGTTTCCCATTTGTGAGCAAAGTCTTAAAGATTAACTTTATTGAACTGGCTACAAAGATCATGTTGGGATTACCTGTAGAAAAGCCAGAGAAGAGCTTATTCGAATTGGATTACGTAGGTATTAAAGCATCTCAGTTCTCTTTCTCACGTTTACAAAAGGCCGATCCTGTGTTAGGTGTTGATATGGCTAGTACGGGTGAGGTAGGTTGTATTGGTGATGATAGTTCTTGTGCAATCTTAAAGGCTATGCTTTCTGTAGGTTATAGAATTCCTGAAAAGAATATTCTTTTATCAACAGGTACAGCTAAAGAGAAGACTGATATGCTGGCAGCAGCACATCTCCTTATCGAGAAAGGATACAACTTGTTTGCTACAGGCGGAACACACAATGTTTTAGTTGAAAATGGAATTCCAAGTACATTAGTATATTGGCCAAGTCAGGAGGGCACACCTCAGGCTTTAGATTTGCTTCGTAACAAAAAGATTGATATGGTGGTAAATATTCCAAAGAACCTTACCGAAGGAGAGTTGGATAACGGATATAAGATTCGTCGTGCAGCTATTGACTTAAATATCCCATTAATAACCAATCCTCGATTGGCTAGCGCATTCATCACTGCATTCTGCACGCTGACTGTAGATGATCTTTTGATAAAGAGCTGGGAAGAATATAAGTAAGCGTTATAGCTTTTATTCATAAAAAGTTAAAAGCCTAATATTATAGCTGCGTTAGCAAAGAATTAATTCTGCTAACGCAGCTTTTTTTTTGTGCAGTTTATCTGCCTATCTGCTACTAAATTGCATTAATAATCTGATAACTAATACTATAAGTTGGTAGCAGATAAACTTTCTGTACAATTCATCTGCTACTAAATTGTGTTCATCTGCTACTAAAATCAGTTGTCTGCCACTACCGGCTATTTAAATAATGCTGTAATTTTAGAAAAAACAGCTCGTTCAGCCTTCTTGTATATGGCATCCTATTTAATAAGCTACCCGATTTTTCCGTTTCAGCTAAGTGAGCCTTCAGATGGGAACTCATGGGTTTTCAACTGAGAACCCATCGGTTTTCATTCGAGAACCCATGAGCCTTCAACTGAGGGCTCACTTATATTTCTTTGCAAATTTGGTTAACTTATCAGGGGAAAGTGGTAAACAAGCCCATTGCCACAAGCTACATTCACCTTGGCTGTATCCTCAAAAAGCAGAATATTCCTCACTCAAGGATTAGCGACAACACCTACTATAATGCTGTAGAGCGTTCAATTCAGTAGCAGGTAAAGCTGTTTAGTAGCAGATGAACACGATTTTGTAGCAGATAAACGGTTAAACTTTTTTATCTGCTACTAGCTGAAAGTCTTTTTGCAAGGGATTTTTGTGCATTTTAGTGGGAGATGGTGGAGATGATTTCTAATTTTTCTGCTTATAGATCAAAAACGAGGAATGATTATTAGTTATATCTTTATAGTTTATGTCCATTTCATATTTGATTGTATTTACATTCCCTGATAGATCAACAATTTTCTGTCTCTGCTGAGATAAGGAAGCCAAATAGTAATTGAATTAATATCAAATCAAAGAGGTTACTCAAGATGTGGCTTATAGTATGCAGACTTTTGTTTTTGTACGCATGTGCTTATTTATAATGTAGATGATTTTAGTCCTGTGATTTTTTATTTAGCAAAGATGTTTTAAATATGTTTGCTAATCAGTGAGTTACAATTTTATTTCATTTTTATTAATTAAAAGTGTCCGATAAGTTTGGATTGTAAGATATAAAGTTCTACTTTTGCACTCGCTTTGTAAGAGAAACAAAGCATTAGCATTGACATAATGACAGCAGGTTCGCAAAAATAAAAATTAAAAAAAACTTCGAAAATATTTGGAGTATATAACTTAAAGTTCTTATCTTTGCATCCGCTTTCGCTTCGAGAGAAGCTCATTATGAAAGCTAAATTCGTTCTTTGAATAAGATTTAGATATAAACAATACAAGTAGTACAAGAGCTCTTGTTGGTGTGCTTTTAGCATACGAAACAGAGTAATAAATTTCGAACCGTCAACAATAACTTAAGCGATTAAGTAATTGAAGAAACAAGAAAATAAGAACGGAATCCTGAACAGAATTAAATAAAACTTTTACAATGAAGAGTTTGATCCTGGCTCAGGATGAACGCTAGCTACAGGCTTAACACATGCAAGTCGAGGGGTAGCAGGGTAGCAATACCGCTGACGACCGGCGCACGGGTGAGTAACACGTATCCAACCTTCCCATAACTCGGGGATAGCCTTTCGAAAGAAAGATTAATACCCGATAGTACTTATATAAGGCATCTTAAATAAGTTAAAGATTTATTGGTTATGGATGGGGATGCGTTCCATTAGATAGTTGGTGAGGTAACGGCTCACCAAGTCTTCGATGGATAGGGGTTCTGAGAGGAAGGTCCCCCACATTGGTACTGAGACACGGACCAAACTCCTACGGGAGGCAGCAGTGAGGAATATTGGTCAATGGGCGAGAGCCTGAACCAGCCAAGTAGCGTGAAGGATGAAGGTCCTATGGATTGTAAACTTCTTTTATAGTAGAATAAAGTGATCCACGTGTGGATTTTTGTATGTATACTATGAATAAGGATCGGCTAACTCCGTGCCAGCAGCCGCGGTAATACGGAGGATCCGAGCGTTATCCGGATTTATTGGGTTTAAAGGGTGCGTAGGCGGAATAATAAGTCAGTTGTGAAAGTTTGCGGCTCAACCGTAAAATTGCAGTTGATACTGTTATTCTTGAGTGTACATAAGGTAGGCGGAATTCGTGGTGTAGCGGTGAAATGCTTAGATATCACGAAGAACTCCAATTGCGAAGGCAGCTTACCGGGGTACAACTGACGCTGAGGCACGAAAGTGTGGGTATCAAACAGGATTAGATACCCTGGTAGTCCACACAGTAAACGATGAATACTCGCTGTTTGCGATATACAGTAAGCGGCCAAGCGAAAGCATTAAGTATTCCACCTGGGGAGTACGCCGGCAACGGTGAAACTCAAAGGAATTGACGGGGGCCCGCACAAGCGGAGGAACATGTGGTTTAATTCGATGATACGCGAGGAACCTTACCCGGGCTTAAATTGCAAATGAATATAGTGGAAACATTATAGCCAGCAATGGCATTTGTGAAGGTGCTGCATGGTTGTCGTCAGCTCGTGCCGTGAGGTGTCGGCTTAAGTGCCATAACGAGCGCAACCCTTATTGATAGTTACTAACAGGTTAAGCTGAGGACTCTATCAAGACTGCCGTCGTAAGATGTGAGGAAGGTGGGGATGACGTCAAATCAGCACGGCCCTTACGTCCGGGGCTACACACGTGTTACAATGGGGGGTACAGAAGGTCGCTACCTAGCAATAGGATGCTAATCCCAAAAGCCTCTCACAGTTCGGATTGGAGTCTGCAACTCGACTCCATGAAGCTGGATTCGCTAGTAATCGCGCATCAGCCACGGCGCGGTGA
This genomic interval from uncultured Bacteroides sp. contains the following:
- the glmS gene encoding glutamine--fructose-6-phosphate transaminase (isomerizing) produces the protein MCGIVGYIGKKDAYPILIKGLKRLEYRGYDSAGVALISNDQQLNVYKAKGKVSELEEFVAQKDISGNIGIAHTRWATHGEPCQANAHPHYSSSENLALIHNGIIENYAVLKEKLQAKGYTFKSSTDTEVLVQLIEYIKVTNNLDLLTAVQLALREVVGAYAIAVLEKNHPDEIIAARKSSPLVVGIGDNEFFLASDATPIVEYTDKVVYLEDEEIAVIRRGEELKVVNLNNVVMNPEVSTVVLNLGQLEKGGYPHFMLKEIFEQPDCIHDCMRGRINVEGTNVVLSAVIDYKERLLKANRFIIVACGTSWHAALIGKHLIESFCRIPVEVEYASEFRYRDPVISPDDVVIAISQSGETADTLAAVELAKSKGAFIYGICNAIGSSIPRATHTGSYIHVGPEIGVASTKAFTGQVTVLTMLALTLAKEKHSISEEEFLNVVRELNQIPDKMKKILELNDKIAQLSQIFTYAHNFIYLGRGYSYPVALEGALKLKEISYIHAEGYPAAEMKHGPIALIDAEMPVVVVATKNGMYEKLLSNIQEIKARKGKVIAIVTEGDKVIKNIADFCIELPETIECLDPLIATVPLQLLAYHIAVCKGMDVDQPRNLAKSVTVE
- a CDS encoding amidophosphoribosyltransferase — encoded protein: MEPLKHECGVAMIRLLKPLEYYEQKYGTWMYGLNKLYLLMEKQHNRGQEGAGLACVKLEANPGEEYMFRERALGTGAITEIFGAVQSNFKDLTPEKLHDADYAKRCLPFAGELYMGHLRYSTTGKSGISYVHPFLRRNNWRAKNLALCGNFNMTNVDEIFQRITETGQHPRKYSDTYIMLEQVGHRLDREVERLFQDAEANGLKGMDITHAIEDHVDLVNVLKSSSDAWDGGYVICGVTGSGESFSFRDPWGIRPAFYYYDDEIVVLASERPVIQTAMNVAGEDVKELNPGEAILVDKNGNVRFAQINEPKKLSACSFERIYFSRGSDKDIYNERKALGINLVQPILKAIDNDLKNTVFSFIPNTAEVAFYGMLEGFDNYLNRLKMKKIVSADHPLKDEELEKILSMRIRSEKVAIKDIKLRTFIAEGNTRNDLAAHVYDITYGSLVPYVDNLVVIDDSIVRGTTLKQSIIGILDRLNPKKIVIVSSSPQVRYPDYYGIDMARMNEFIAFRATIALLKERNICDIITQAYKKSKDQQNLPKEQIVNYVKELYAPFTDEEIAAKMVELLTPAGTKAKVEIVYQHLEGLHAACPKNPGDWYFAGDYPTPGGNKLVNEAFITYMEKVYKD
- the carA gene encoding glutamine-hydrolyzing carbamoyl-phosphate synthase small subunit; the protein is MQKEKNVLLILDDGSVFKGKSFGYEKAIAGEVVFNTAMMGYPESLTDPSYSGQIMTLTFPLVGNYGVPPRSEKDGLSTFMESEKIHAEGMIVCDYSWEYSHWNAVESLESWLKSEKVVGIYGVDTRELTKLLRVKGSMKGKIVFPEENGELKPENDIPFVDPNLINQVERVSCKEVITYGTGKKKVVLVDCGVKHNIIRCLLKRDVTVIRVPWNYDFSTIEYDGLFISNGPGDPNMCDVTVQNIRKALNGDKPIFGICMGNQLLSKAGGANIYKLKYGHRSHNQPVRMVGTDKCFITSQNHGFAVDNSTLGNDWEPFFINMNDNTNEGIKHKTKPFFSVQFHPEAASGPTDTEFLFDKFVEML
- the carB gene encoding carbamoyl-phosphate synthase (glutamine-hydrolyzing) large subunit codes for the protein MKDKIKKVLILGSGALKIGEAGEFDYSGSQALKALREEGIQTVLINPNIATVQTSEGVADTIYFLPVTPFFVEKVIQKEKPEGVLLAFGGQTALNCGVELYRAGLFEKYNVQVLGTPVQAIIDTEDRELFVKKLDEIDVKTIKSEAVDNIVDARRAAKELGYPVIIRAAYALGGLGSGFCDNEEELNKLAEKAFSFSPQVLVEKSLKGWKEIEYEVVRDRFDNCITVCNMENFDPLGIHTGESIVIAPSQTLTNSEYHKLRELAIRIIRHIGIVGECNVQYAFDPESEDYRVIEVNARLSRSSALASKATGYPLAFVAAKLGLGYGLFDLKNSVTKTTSAFFEPALDYVVCKIPRWDLGKFHGVDRELGSSMKSVGEVMAIGRTFEEAIQKGLRMIGQGMHGFVENKELVIEDIDKSLHEPTDKRIFVISEAFKAGYTIDQIHDLTKIDKWFLQKLMNIVHTAEELESKNSLQSVSAELLKKAKVQGFSDFQIARAIWNDGGDMEQAMTKVRDYRKSLNIVPVVKQIDTLAAEYPAQTNYLYLTYSGIANDVDYLGDHRSIVVLGSGAYRIGSSVEFDWCGVNALNTIRKEGWRSVMINYNPETVSTDYDMCDRLYFDELTFERVMDILELENPHGVIVSTGGQIPNNLAMRLDEQNINILGTSAKSIDNAEDRNKFSAMLDRIGVDQPRWRELTSMEDINGFVAEVGFPVLVRPSYVLSGAAMNVCSNQEELERFLLLAANVSKKHPVVVSQFIEFAKEVEMDAVADKGEIVAYAISEHIEFAGVHSGDATIQFPPQKLYVETVRRIKRISKQIAKELNISGPFNIQYLAKDNDIKVIECNLRASRSFPFVSKVLKINFIELATKIMLGLPVEKPEKSLFELDYVGIKASQFSFSRLQKADPVLGVDMASTGEVGCIGDDSSCAILKAMLSVGYRIPEKNILLSTGTAKEKTDMLAAAHLLIEKGYNLFATGGTHNVLVENGIPSTLVYWPSQEGTPQALDLLRNKKIDMVVNIPKNLTEGELDNGYKIRRAAIDLNIPLITNPRLASAFITAFCTLTVDDLLIKSWEEYK